In the Anastrepha obliqua isolate idAnaObli1 chromosome 1, idAnaObli1_1.0, whole genome shotgun sequence genome, one interval contains:
- the LOC129241810 gene encoding coiled-coil domain-containing protein 124, translated as MPKKMGMNSKAVEARERKQAVKQAKSERAVKEAEDRLWQDNDKNLAKKQQRREEEEKKRAEAVRRKAEAKALLDQEMSSIKTQGKQPLAKIHRQQILEELEKKQRAIDAINAAKPQPGARVVLPEPIIEENLNRSMADVEIATSVDQALAALSVKDDEEDKHPEKRMRAAYRTFETANLPRIKAENPSLRMSQWKQILMKEWNKSPENPFNQTH; from the exons atgcCAAAGAAGATGGGAATGAATTCGAAGGCGGTGGAAGCGCGTGAACGGAAGCAAGCTGTAAAGCAAGCCAAAAGCGAACGAGCTGTAAAGGAGGCTGAGGATCGACTTTGGCAAGACAATGATAAGAATTTGGCGAAGAAACAACAACGTCGTGAGGAGGAAGAAAAGAAACGCGCTGAAGCTGTGCGGCGAAAGGCAGAGGCAAAG GCGCTGCTCGATCAAGAAATGTCCTCCATTAAGACACAAGGCAAACAACCACTGGCAAAAATTCATCGCCAACAAATATTGGAGGAGCTGGAAAAGAAACAACGCGCTATCGATGCCATTAACGCTGCTAAACCTCAACCGGGAGCTCGTGTAGTGTTGCCTGAACCGATTATCGAAGAAAATCTGAATCGTTCCATGGCAGATGTGGAAATAGCAACTAGTGTCGATCAGGCTTTGGCTGCTTTAag TGTGAAAGATGACGAGGAAGACAAGCATCCAGAGAAGCGAATGCGCGCAGCTTATAGAACATTCGAGACAGCCAATCTGCCACGTATCAAAGCAGAAAATCCCTCGCTACGTATGTCGCAATGGAAACAAATACTTATGAAAGAATGGAACAAATCGCCGGAGAATCCTTTCAATCAAACACACTGA
- the LOC129241786 gene encoding pre-mRNA-splicing factor 18, producing MDIIKAEIARKRKLLEEKQLVDDKKKYFKRGELIAKNTEEILQKVGYKKQESREEDQAPEGHYSYDSEGQNILPRSEVIRRLRERGEPILIFGETEADAFHRLRQCEISQPESNRGFRNDFQEAMEQVDQAYLQEMFANAPTAKEEQKSELAELDETVTWDSIKESAIKMGRGNKEYDMDVIITLLTFLLKMWNDQIATYSKQEKMSTKTKMARVIFTQTREYVKPLFRKLKHHTLPEDILDSLRDICKRLLNRDYITASDAYLEMAIGNAPWPIGVTMVGIHARTGREKIFSKNVAHVMNDETQRKYIQGLKRLMTKCQEYFPTDPSKCVEYVSKKDRF from the coding sequence ATGGATATAATAAAAGCTGAAATCGCTAGAAAGCGAAAATTGCTTGAGGAAAAACAGCTTGTGGATGACAAAAAGAAGTATTTCAAACGGGGTGAACTTATTGCCAAGAATACAGAAGAAATACTGCAAAAGGTGGGTTACAAGAAACAAGAAAGCCGCGAGGAGGACCAAGCACCAGAAGGGCACTATAGCTACGACTCGGAAGGGCAAAACATTCTCCCGCGCTCTGAAGTTATACGGCGTTTGCGAGAACGTGGCGAACCTATACTTATTTTCGGCGAAACGGAAGCCGATGCATTTCACCGCTTGCGGCAATGTGAAATCTCACAACCAGAGTCGAATCGTGGATTTCGCAATGACTTCCAAGAAGCCATGGAACAAGTAGATCAAGCATATTTGCAGGAGATGTTTGCCAATGCACCCACGGCTAAAGAAGAGCAAAAGTCGGAATTGGCCGAATTGGATGAAACTGTGACGTGGGACAGCATAAAAGAGAGCGCCATCAAGATGGGTCGAGGCAACAAAGAGTACGACATGGATGTTATTAtaactttattgacgtttttgttaaaaatgtggAATGACCAAATTGCCACTTATTCGAAACAGGAAAAAATGtctactaaaacaaaaatggcgCGTGTGATTTTTACTCAAACACGCGAGTATGTGAAGCCTTTATTCCGCAAATTAAAACATCACACCTTGCCGGAAGATATATTGGATAGTTTGCGTGACATTTGTAAACGTCTACTCAATCGTGATTATATCACAGCTAGTGATGCTTATTTGGAAATGGCCATAGGCAATGCACCCTGGCCAATTGGTGTAACTATGGTGGGTATACACGCACGTACTGGACGTGAAAAGATTTTCTCTAAAAACGTCGCACATGTAATGAACGACGAAACGCAACGAAAGTACATACAAGGTCTGAAACGACTGATGACCAAATGTCAAGAATACTTCCCGACTGATCCCTCGAAATGTGTAGAGTATGTCAGCAAAAAGGATCGCTTTTAA
- the LOC129241795 gene encoding uncharacterized protein LOC129241795, with the protein MAKLDEKIGFIGGGNMAFAIGSGLITREFVKTSQVLVSGPNIENLARWRDIGITTTDNNCEVLDKADIIFICVKPHILTPMATHLRGMYTTTAKDKDKLFVSVLAGVNLKTLEEKFSFVDGLKMIRTMPNTPMQIGEGITVYTPGSYVKQQDLEKLHLMLNSLGIAQQVPEAMIDSVTGVAGCGPAFVYTIIEALADGGVKQGVPRQMALQFAAQMLLGSAKMVMLSGKHPAVLRDEVCSPGGATIVGVHELEKGNLRATLINAVEKSSQRAAELGKK; encoded by the exons ATGGCAAAATTGGACGAAAAAATCGGTTTCATCGGTGGCGGCAATATGGCCTTCGCTATAGGTTCCGGGCTTATTACACGGGAATTTGTAAAAACCTCACAGGTGCTTGTGTCAGGACCGAATATCGAGAACTTGGCACGTTGGCGTGATATAGGCATAACAACCACAGACAATAATTGCGAAGTACTGGACAAGGCTGACATTATATTTATATGCGTGAAACCACATATTCTAACACCAATGGCCACACACCTACGTGGAATGTATACTACCACTGCGAAAGACAAAGATAAATTATTTGTCTCGGTATTGGCTGGGGTCAATCTCAAGACACTGGAAGAG AAATTCTCTTTTGTGGATGGCTTAAAAATGATACGCACAATGCCCAACACACCCATGCAAATAGGTGAGGGCATCACTGTGTACACACCTGGTTCCTATGTAAAGCAACAGGATTTGGAGAAACTACACTTGATGCTGAATTCCTTAGGCATCGCCCAGCAAGTGCCAGAGGCTATGATAGACTCTGTTACTGGTGTAGCTGGGTGCGGGCCGGCATTTGTGTATACTATAATTGAAGCTTTGGCTGATGGCGGCGTTAAACAAGGTGTGCCGAGGCAAATGGCATTGCAGTTTGCGGCGCAAATGTTATTAGGTTCTGCGAAAATGGTAATGCTGAGTGGCAAACATCCAGCGGTTTTACGAGATGAG GTTTGTTCACCCGGTGGTGCAACTATTGTAGGTGTGCACGAATTGGAAAAGGGCAACTTGCG CGCAACTCTCATAAATGCTGTAGAAAAATCCAGCCAACGTGCTGCTGAGCTGGGCAAGAAATAA